In the genome of Deinococcus sp. YIM 134068, one region contains:
- a CDS encoding phosphotransferase family protein: MRLGHTLKDWRDALRGDGPAVSSRVWPAELRAAFPGPRRRVEAWVGEGAAFARYASAHGPLFLKYLPAGWHDARAFRRLAREAAYLRDLAPRSPVPHAPLLHAALDPDGLRAHLLTRDLTDTTTGWGAFGTDATREAALLEIARLLARHHAFWLNRPELTGDWEWDAARAVRHAQRVAADLGPSWTDAERRAVQEAARALPDLLAATRGVTLAHGDLHAGQVLWPKDGGPPILIDYGQAHGSPLGEDLAHLLHVRLDAPDRIRLGPELREAYRAELAAHGHALMPSQLAAEERTGLALNVLSTARQARREAGSGVRNALERVALAWQEVVQPTPRNTR, encoded by the coding sequence TTGAGACTGGGCCATACCTTAAAAGACTGGCGGGACGCCCTGCGCGGGGACGGTCCCGCCGTCTCCTCCCGTGTGTGGCCCGCCGAATTGCGCGCCGCCTTTCCCGGCCCGCGTCGCCGGGTGGAGGCGTGGGTGGGGGAGGGGGCGGCCTTCGCCCGGTACGCCTCCGCTCACGGTCCCCTCTTCCTGAAGTACCTTCCCGCCGGATGGCACGACGCCCGCGCGTTCCGGCGGCTGGCGCGGGAGGCCGCCTACCTGCGCGACCTCGCGCCCCGCTCGCCCGTGCCGCACGCGCCGCTGCTCCACGCGGCCCTCGACCCGGATGGCCTGCGCGCTCACCTCCTCACCCGCGACCTCACGGACACGACGACGGGGTGGGGTGCCTTTGGGACGGATGCCACGCGGGAGGCGGCCCTGCTGGAAATCGCGCGCCTCCTCGCCCGCCACCACGCCTTCTGGTTGAATCGACCGGAACTCACAGGAGATTGGGAGTGGGACGCGGCCCGCGCCGTGCGTCATGCTCAGCGGGTCGCCGCCGACCTCGGCCCAAGTTGGACGGACGCTGAGCGACGGGCAGTTCAGGAGGCTGCCCGCGCTCTGCCCGACCTGCTCGCCGCCACACGCGGCGTCACGCTGGCCCACGGCGACCTGCACGCGGGGCAGGTGTTGTGGCCGAAAGACGGCGGCCCGCCCATCCTGATCGACTACGGGCAGGCGCACGGCTCGCCGCTCGGGGAGGACCTCGCGCACCTGCTCCATGTCCGCCTGGACGCGCCCGACCGCATCCGCCTCGGCCCGGAACTGCGGGAGGCGTACCGGGCCGAACTCGCCGCGCACGGCCACGCCCTCATGCCTTCGCAACTCGCCGCCGAGGAGCGGACGGGTCTCGCCCTGAACGTGTTGAGTACGGCGCGGCAGGCCCGGCGGGAGGCGGGGAGCGGGGTGCGAAACGCTCTGGAGCGGGTGGCGCTGGCTTGGCAGGAGGTCGTTCAACCCACGCCCAGAAACACCCGGTAA
- a CDS encoding DNA glycosylase AlkZ-like family protein, with protein sequence MPDHPFPLSPAGVRAFAFRTLGPRTSLAVALGRMGFLQADPIRVPARAQDLTLMQRARGYRAGDLERLYPALGIEEDMLPNYGFVTRAVQALLHPREVGESRLEHEHPELLDTVRAMVSGREEVHPREVAAALGRGRMVNAWGGQSAATTRALDLLHRRGEVRVTRRLGGVRLYGPAPHLAALRAAPLTTAERVRGAVHLLAALYGPLPEASLGYLVSLSRFGLPHLSGELRAALRVAVREELTGTRVDGVRYVWPAEWDAGALPIPRGVRIVGPFDPLVWDRRRFTLLHGWTYRLEAYTPAAKRQFGYYALPIFQAERAVGWANLRVEGGELRADVQFVPGVRETVALRRGLEAELDRYRVFLGVG encoded by the coding sequence CTCCCCCGCCGGGGTGAGGGCCTTCGCCTTCCGAACACTCGGGCCACGCACGTCGCTCGCGGTGGCGCTGGGCCGGATGGGTTTCTTGCAAGCCGATCCCATCCGCGTCCCGGCCCGCGCGCAGGACCTCACGCTCATGCAGAGGGCGCGCGGCTACCGGGCGGGCGACCTGGAGCGGCTGTATCCCGCGCTGGGCATCGAGGAGGACATGCTGCCCAACTACGGCTTCGTGACGCGGGCGGTGCAGGCCCTCCTCCACCCGCGCGAGGTCGGGGAGAGCCGTCTGGAACATGAGCACCCCGAGTTGCTGGACACCGTGCGGGCGATGGTGTCGGGGCGGGAGGAGGTTCACCCGCGCGAGGTGGCCGCCGCGCTGGGCCGGGGCCGGATGGTCAACGCCTGGGGCGGTCAGTCGGCGGCGACGACGCGGGCGCTGGACCTCCTCCACCGCCGGGGCGAGGTGCGGGTGACGCGGCGGCTGGGCGGCGTGCGGCTCTACGGCCCGGCTCCCCACCTCGCGGCGTTGCGGGCGGCTCCCCTCACCACCGCCGAGCGCGTGCGTGGGGCCGTCCACCTTCTCGCCGCGTTGTATGGGCCGCTGCCGGAGGCGAGCCTCGGCTACCTCGTCAGCCTGTCGCGCTTCGGGCTGCCACACTTATCCGGCGAGTTGCGCGCGGCGCTCAGGGTGGCGGTCAGGGAGGAGCTGACGGGCACGCGGGTGGACGGCGTGCGGTACGTGTGGCCCGCCGAGTGGGACGCGGGCGCGTTGCCCATTCCTCGCGGCGTGCGGATCGTCGGGCCGTTCGACCCCCTCGTGTGGGACCGCCGCCGCTTCACGCTGCTGCACGGGTGGACGTACCGGCTGGAGGCGTACACACCCGCCGCGAAACGGCAGTTCGGCTACTACGCGCTGCCCATCTTTCAGGCCGAGCGCGCGGTGGGCTGGGCGAATCTGCGGGTGGAGGGTGGAGAGTTACGCGCCGACGTGCAGTTCGTGCCCGGCGTACGGGAGACAGTGGCGCTGAGGAGAGGGCTGGAGGCGGAGTTGGACCGTTACCGGGTGTTTCTGGGCGTGGGTTGA
- the glmM gene encoding phosphoglucosamine mutase, translating to MSERKYFGTDGVRAVAGEFPLTAAWVMTLGAAAGEVLRRQNPHPSVVIGKDTRQSGDMLEAALAAGLTSRGVNVVHVGVLPTPGVSYLTRHLGADAGVVISASHNPYQDNGIKFFGREGGKLSDATEHEIEAAIDEVETLAPVTGVDLGSVTNYAEAERLYVNFLRSHAPDLTGLRVALDCANGAAYRVGPRVFQAAGADVFAVYTTPDGRNINRGCGSTHLDHLKQIVQGGDYHLGVAFDGDADRALFVDSRGNEVQGDHMLLLNARARQDRGVVTTLMANMALEVKLREAGIPLERTAVGDRYVHERLHERGLTLGGEQSGHVLFLDVSPTGDGVLTALLTLGAMRKLSTTLDELHDELVMFPQTLKNVRVGDKKAIARDLEVQAAVAQAEARLQGRGRVNLRPSGTENLIRVMVEGPDEAEIHEVAGALAAVVEERGRVGI from the coding sequence ATGAGCGAGCGGAAGTATTTCGGAACGGACGGCGTGCGCGCGGTCGCGGGTGAGTTCCCGTTGACGGCGGCGTGGGTGATGACGCTGGGCGCGGCGGCGGGCGAGGTGCTGCGGCGGCAGAATCCGCATCCCAGCGTGGTGATCGGCAAGGACACCCGGCAGAGCGGCGACATGCTGGAGGCGGCCCTCGCGGCGGGGCTGACGAGCCGGGGCGTGAACGTCGTCCACGTCGGGGTCTTGCCCACGCCGGGCGTGAGTTACCTCACCCGCCACCTCGGGGCCGACGCGGGCGTGGTCATCAGCGCCTCACACAACCCGTACCAGGACAACGGGATTAAGTTCTTCGGCAGGGAGGGCGGGAAACTCAGCGACGCCACCGAGCATGAGATCGAGGCCGCGATAGACGAGGTGGAAACCCTCGCTCCCGTGACGGGCGTGGACCTCGGCTCGGTCACGAACTACGCGGAGGCCGAGCGGCTGTACGTGAATTTCCTGCGCTCGCACGCCCCCGACCTCACAGGGCTGCGGGTGGCGCTCGACTGCGCGAACGGGGCGGCGTACCGGGTCGGCCCACGGGTCTTCCAGGCGGCGGGGGCGGACGTGTTCGCCGTGTACACCACCCCCGACGGGCGCAACATCAACCGGGGCTGCGGCAGCACGCATCTGGATCACCTCAAGCAAATTGTGCAAGGCGGCGACTACCACCTCGGCGTGGCCTTCGACGGCGACGCGGACCGGGCGCTGTTCGTGGACTCGCGCGGGAACGAGGTGCAGGGCGACCACATGCTGCTGCTGAACGCCCGCGCCCGGCAGGACCGGGGCGTGGTGACGACCCTGATGGCGAACATGGCGCTGGAGGTCAAGTTGCGTGAGGCGGGTATTCCTCTGGAGCGCACCGCCGTCGGCGACCGCTACGTTCACGAGCGGCTGCACGAGCGGGGCCTGACCCTCGGCGGCGAGCAGAGCGGGCACGTCCTCTTCCTCGACGTGTCGCCCACCGGGGACGGCGTGCTGACTGCGCTGCTCACCCTGGGGGCCATGAGGAAGCTCAGCACCACACTGGACGAACTCCACGACGAACTCGTGATGTTCCCGCAGACGCTGAAGAATGTCCGCGTCGGCGACAAGAAGGCCATCGCCCGCGACCTGGAGGTTCAGGCCGCCGTCGCGCAGGCGGAAGCCCGCCTTCAGGGCCGGGGCCGCGTCAACCTGCGTCCCAGCGGCACCGAGAACCTGATCCGCGTCATGGTGGAGGGTCCCGACGAGGCGGAGATTCATGAGGTCGCCGGGGCGCTCGCGGCGGTCGTGGAGGAGCGGGGACGGGTGGGAATTTAG